TCGCCGCCATCGAAGCGCTGCGAATCCCGGTGGAGTACCTGGCGCAACTGTTCACCGCGGGCGATCCGGCTCCGGTCAACGCCGTGCTGCGCCGACTGGCCGCGATGCGCTCCTACATGCGTGACATCAACCTCGGCCGCGAACCCAGGGAAGCCATCGCGACCAAGGTGGGCATGACCGGCGAGCAGATCTACGACATGTACCGGTTGCTCGCGCTGGCCAAGTACGACGAGCGCTACGTGATCCCGCCCGCGCACGCCGAGCAGGCACACGGCCTGGAGGAACTGGCGACCGAATGCAGCCTGGACTACGAGGGCGGCCCCGGCATGGGCGGCTCCGGGCCGTTCGGCGAAAGCTCCGGTGGCCCGTCACCCATCGCGGTGGAGAACTTCCGGATGCTGCGCGACCGGCAGACCAGCGACACCATGGCCGCGCCGGTGGACAAGGGCAGCCGCGTCAACCTGCTCAACTGGGACGGCAAAGGCCGCCCGGACGGGATGTTCCCGCCGAAGAACCAGCCAGAGGGCGGGGAGCCCGCCGGTGAGGTGGACCCCAGACCATGACCATCACCGACACCGAGCTCGCCACAGCCTGGCAGATCCAGTCACTGGCGATGAGCTATCCCGATGAGCAGTTCGCGGATCGCCTGCCGTTGCTGCGGACGGCGACCCGGACGCTGCCCGCTCCGCTCGCCGCACCGCTCACCGCCTTCCTCGACCAGGCCGCGGTCACGCCACTGATCGACCTCGCGGCGGACTACGTGACGACCTTCGACCACCGCAAGCGGTTCAGCCCGTATCTGACCTATTTCGCCTACGGAGACACCCGCAAACGGGGCATGGCACTGCTGCGGTTCAAACACGCCTACCGCGCCGCCGGGCTGGAACTCGACGACAGCGAGCTACCCGACCACCTCGCG
The genomic region above belongs to Amycolatopsis sp. YIM 10 and contains:
- the narJ gene encoding nitrate reductase molybdenum cofactor assembly chaperone — protein: MTITDTELATAWQIQSLAMSYPDEQFADRLPLLRTATRTLPAPLAAPLTAFLDQAAVTPLIDLAADYVTTFDHRKRFSPYLTYFAYGDTRKRGMALLRFKHAYRAAGLELDDSELPDHLAVVLEFAATGDPVVGRRLLTEHRAGLELIRLGLRETGAPWAHVLESVSATLPPLGKREHDAVARLAAEGPPEEEVGLAPFAPPEYMPQGGAR